In Dermacentor silvarum isolate Dsil-2018 chromosome 2, BIME_Dsil_1.4, whole genome shotgun sequence, the following proteins share a genomic window:
- the LOC125943421 gene encoding uncharacterized protein LOC125943421, producing MANTTESYECITKHPLFELYCLNRRILDLEYLKLKHYCTYHLGQRTSNEHNKMNSACHIIERHAVHYSIYFIIFFIYFIYFCSQYRYTAYRQFVWWAYRRLGQVNRVVLPSCPAHRIRKEFPTSGRHYTGYLDA from the exons ATGGCGAACACAACTGAGAGTTACGAATGCATTACTAAGCACCCGCTTTTTGAATTGTATTGCCTCAACAGGCGTATACTCGACCTGGAGTATCTCAAGCTGAAGCATTACTGCACATACCACCTTGGACAACGCACATCGAATGA ACACAACAAAATGAACAGTGCATGCCATATAATAGAAAGACACGCAGTGCATTACTCAATCTATTTTatcatattttttatttattttatatatttttgcAGCCAATACCGATACACTGCCTACCGACAGTTTGTTTGGTGGGCGTACAGGCGACTTGGTCAAGTTAACAGGGTCGTTCTACCAAGCTGCCCTGCCCATAGAATCAGGAAAGAGTTTCCTACGTCAGGAAGGCATTACACTGGCTACCTGGACGCATGA